The sequence GGGGGTGTAGCACACCCGCACAAAGGCGGTCTGGCCCGGATCGAGCAGCAGGGGCTGCACCAATGGGCCGCCACTGGCATTCAGGAATTCAGCTTTGGCTGCGCCCTGCGGGTAAGTCACGGTGACGGTAAAGTTGTCGCGCACATCGCCCGTGTTCTTAACGGTATGGTCAAAGCAGACCACTTGCCCTACCACGGCGAGAGGCCTGCTTTGGCTGTCGGCAGGCGTACCTTCGGGCGCTTCTGGGTTGCTTTCTGGCCCGATGATGACAGCGGGCAGGTAACGCACGTCGGCGGTGGCGGTGCCGCTGGCCTGCTTGCCCCCAGTGGTCGCGGTCGCCACGTTGGGAATCATGCGGTTTTCGGCGGTCGGCCCGGCCAGCATCCGGAAGCTGAGGCTCAGACGAGCGCCTGCCTGAAGTGTTGGTACCCGAATCCGCACGCCGCGCACTTGGGCGGGTTCGGTGGCCTGCCAAGTGGTGCTGTCTGCGCTGTATTCCAGCACGGTATCGGCCACATTGTTGCCGACCCTGGCGCTGCCTGCCACAAAACTTAGGCCCAGTGCCAGTTGATCCGTCAGAAGATCGGTCAAGACAACTTCGCGGCTCTCACCTTGACCGCCGTTCACCGTATTCACTGTCACTGTGGTTTCGGTCCCGGGGCGGACCAATGCAGGAGAGAAGCTCTTCTCCACGGCCAGTTCGGGTGGCGGTCCCACCGTAATGCGGCTCACGTTGTCGGCATCGGCAACGCCGTTACAAGAGCCGATCAGGTTGACGAAGGCCTCCCCGCGTGCGCTTTCGGCCGTGCTGACCACAACCAGCAGATTGGCGCTCCCATCGGCAGGCAGATCCACGCTGCTGATCGTGGGCTCATTGGCGTTTAGAACGCCGTTGTTATTGAGATCGTGGTGTACAGCCAGCACAGGCGTAAAAGCGCTGGCGGTTTCGACTTGGGCGACCACACCCAAGGTTGCCGCTGCGTTTCCTGCATTGACGAGGGTGTACTTCAGGGCCGCGGTCTCCCCGGGCAGCAGTGTGGTGCTTTGCCCGGGTGCAAGTACCGAGCCATTGGGCGCAATGCTCACTGCGCACAGGGCCTGCACGGTGGCTGTGACCAGATTGCTCTGGGCCGTCGTGGGACCGCCTGGCACCAGCGGCTCATACAAGGCCGTAGCAATGTTGGTGATCTTGGTTCCGGCGGGCGTCCCGGCAGCGTTGGCCCACTGGTTGCCTGCACACGCACTAAGCGCCAGCAGAGCAGACATCAGTTGGAGAGGTGGAGAGGGCAAGTAGCTCACGATCGTTATGTTCTCCTCGGTGAAAAGGGGCAAAGAAGCTTGTGGACGGTGAAATTGGGAATTCAAAGAAGGTCTAAAATTTTGTGGTACCCCAAAATTGCTGTGAGATCAGCAGAAGTCGCTGCACGTCTTCGACTGCGCTGGAGCGGTGCTGACCTCTCCCTGACAGCGCGGTGAACCCGGAGCAGGGGCTACATACACGCTGCCCACGGGTTAAGAACTGATGCGCCCCACTTCCACAGGACGCACCAGGGAAAAACGGCTTACTTGACGGTGGTGGTGATGTCGAGCGTGATGGTCGCGCTGCCGGGGAGAACATCCGCTACCGTGATGGTGCCACTGTTGTCGGTGTCGATGGCAACCGTGAGGCCACCTGCAGCGACAGCCGCAGCAGTAGGAACCGCGCTGCTAAAGCTTGCCCCGCTGTTGGTGCTGTAGTAAGGGGTCATGCTGGCCAGAGCAGGCGTCTGACCACCGAATCCAGTGAGCGTCACGCTGGCTGTAACGAAGTTGGTGTACGTGAAGGCCGTGTTCGCGCTGCTGTCGACCAGTTTGAAGTTGAAGATCGAGGCGTTGTAACTGTTGGTGGCCACGATCCTGTACTTCAGGGTATCGCCGGGCAAAGGAGTGGCGTTGGCAGTGCTGTAAGCACCACTGTTGACAGCCTGCGTCTTGACCATGGTGATGGTGCCAGTGCTGCCTATCTTGAGCTGATCGTTGGTGTCGGTGTAACTGGAGTTGCTGAAGTTGCTCACGATAGGTTGGTTCAGGACAGGGTTGGGATTCAAGCCAATGGTACCCGTGGTGGCCTTGGCATTGTTAGGAACGTCAACGACGGCGTACACGGTAAGTGTGGTGTTGGCTCCCACGACGTTTGTGATGAAGTTGCCTGCCGTGTCAGTCGATACGGCGGCGCCGCTGGCGTAGACATAACGGACCGGCACATCGACGGAACTGCCGTCGTTCAGGAAGATTTTTACGGTGCTCTTGGTCAGGGTGTACGTGTCGTTGTACTGACCGGTGTTCTTGATGTCCATCGGGAAGATGGCGGTCGGATCACTCGCTGGGTTTGTTGTTGGTGCGCCACTGGCCGGGACACCGGGAACAGCAGTCGTACCGGGGACAACGACCTGCGCGGTATTTCCAGGGCCAATCAACGAAGGATCAGGGTGAGGGGTTGCCGAGTCGCCGAACAGCAGGCCAGGAGGCAAGATGGTATCCGTCGAGAAGGTGTCGGCCTTCGTGGGCGCGGTCCCCTTGTTGGTGGAGCTGAGGCCGACAGGCACGGGAATACTGACTGGATCAGCATTGGCAACCAACGCTTGGTCCGGGTAAGTCACGACCGTGCGGTACTGCACGTCGCTTCCTGAGATCACGCTCACGCTCGGGTAGGCCACGCTCCCCCCCGGTGCGGTGGTCATGGTCAGGGGTGCGCCGGTGCTGCTCAGGAACTGCACCGTGTAGCCAGGAACGTACCCAGAGGTACCCACGGTCCCGACAGCCGAAACTGTGTACACGCCAGCGCTGGTCGGGGTTCCGCCGATGGGCAGGCCGGTGGCTGGATCGGTGGGGAAAATCTGAATGACGTCGGTGACTGCACCACCATTGCGTACGTTGTTGTTGAACGTGACCTGTGTGACACCCGCGGGTGGGTAAGCGAACTGGTCGTTCCCCGATATCGCAATTGAGGTGATCGGCGTGGTGCCCCCAGGAGTGGGCGTGGTGCCTGTAGGGGGGTTTGGATCCTGGTAGCCAGGTGTCGTGGGGTCGCTGGGGACCGTGGGTGTTCCTGGCGCGCTGGGGGGGTTGTTCGGATCCGCGGGTGGGGTACCAGGCGTGGTCGGCGGTATCAGCACAGGCGAAAGGGGAGTGATGGGCGCTGCGGGGGGAGTAATGATCGGGGCGTAGATTGTGGCGCGGGTAAATTGCAAGTCGCTGTTGACAGGGGCTACAGCGGGTGGGTTGATGTTATCCCTTTCGTCTTTAGCGACGTAAGGCGTTGTAACGACGGTAGTGTCGGGAAGTGTAGTGCTAATGGTGCCCGCTGCCGAGGTGCCGTGAGGGCTGGTTGAATAGGTGGTTCCTGCGACAGCAGACATCGGGACGGTGAGGCGCTGCACGATGTCCACCTGACCACCGTTGGGAATCGTGACCAAGGTGATTGGCGTCGTGAAGCTCGTGTCGCTGGCCAAGTAGTAGACGACGCTGGCAGGTGCGTTGGCTGTGCCTGTGGAATCAGCGGCCAAGTTCACCACGAAGTTGTCGATGTTGCCGTTGTTCACCACTGTATACGGTGTGGTCACTGTGCTGCCGGGGAGGACATTGGCCTTGTCGTAGCTCGTGGCGGGGGTCGTGGCCGTATTGCCGTCTAGGCTGCCGTCGGTGTACACGATGTCGAAGGCAGCAATCGCATTGACCGTGCTGTAGACGAAGTTTGAGGTTATTGGGGTCGCTGGGGTGCCGGGGACGTCGGGATTGTCGAAGGTGGCCTGCGCAACGTTCTGGATGGTGGTGCCAGCGGTAGTGCCAGCAGTAGCGGCAGCAGCGGAACCGGCGGCAAGTGCGGCCATGAGTGCGATCAAACGGGAATTCATGTTCATGCGGTGCTCCTTGAGAGGGCGGCGGGAATCTGCAAGTGATGTGGCGTCAAGTGGTCAAAATGTGGAGGAGAAAGGTTTAAAGTTAGACTTTTATAAGATTTACCCTGGCCACATCGGGTACTCACCTTAATTACAGCGTTTCTGATTGGTACTGACGTTTCTCTGACTGGGGTCTTTAGGAACTGGGGAGAGGCAGGCCAAGGAAGGTAGTTCTTGGTCCTGATGGGGTCAATTGACCTGAATACGAAAACCAACTTTCTGTTCTTTGCCTGATTCGATACGGGGCAAGATCCAGAGGACGTTGGTGTACTCGGCAGGCTTGACTTCCACCTCTTTCTTCAGGCTTTTGCCGTTCTCCATCACTGTGATGGTCTTTTTGAGGGGCGCTGCGGCATAGGTTTTGCCGCCGTCGATGGAATACTCAGCCTTGGCCGTTTCTGCCATGTTCATAGCAGTTTCGGGCTTCAGGTATGTCGTGCCTTTAGGCACAGGCAGACGCACCATGACATTGGTCAGCGCTTTGCCACTCGTATTGCGGGCAGTGATGAACTGGCTTAGAACGTCACCGGGACCCACGCCTTTGGGATTGGCAACAAGTTGCTCGGTGGCTTTGCCATCCACCATTACCGTACGCACCAGTGCTTGGGCGAGGGTCAGGGTCAGAGGAATGGCAACTTGGGCCAGGGCAACACTGCTGAGTAATGCTCCAGTCAGCAGCACCAGTAAGGAATAACTTCTCATGACAGCTCCTTGAATGAGCGAGGGTAAGACGAAAACAGCGACCAATCGGTAAGGCCAGCCGACTCAGGAGGACGGCGACTTCGTCCAGAGTAATGAGATACTCATTCCATATAACTTACAGATGAAGTTGACCGTTTCCTGGTAATCGTTCCTGATTCTGAATCTTAGCTAGTTTGTATATAATTACAGTTCCCATTAAATCCTAAAATCAATTAACGCCTGACAAAAAACCGCACGATTATTTAATCAGTACTTTAAGCTCACACGATCGAAAAAACTATTATTGGGCCAAGTACTTAAAGAGTGGAAGATTGATGCTAACTGGATAGGAGATCTATCTTTCATTCCCTTTGACGCATAGTTGAGCCACGCCTGCCAGCGCGTCATCAATGAACGGAAGCGTACTCACTAGACCTCTTACGAAAGTCATGACTGACATGACCGGGTCAGGTTGCAGAGCGCCGCAATGAGTTGAACGCGAAGGGCGAACCGACGACGCCGATGGTGGTATGTCCCCTTCAGCACGCGAAAAACCTTCATGCAGCGGATGACATGCCGGGTGCCCTGCCGGGTACGGGCGAGCACGCGATTTTCCTGACGCTATTCGGCGGAGAGGGGCGACGCTCGCGTCGCCTGATGGATCGTGATGGCAGGCCTGTGGTTTCTCCACAGGCCCTGATATCCGGCATCCCCGATCAGGGCCGTCTCGTGAGGAGACCGCCTGCCCGACTGACGGAACAGTGTCAGATCATGAACGGCTCCAGCGCTCGTGGCGGTGCCGGTTCTGGCAACTTATTGGTACTCCGTTGACTCTTGAGAAGAATGCCCTTGTGGACGGCATTCACGTGACATAGAGAGACAGGGGCTGTCCCTGCCCAACTTGCCTGAGCAACGCGAGCAGCGTCTTGGGTGGCTCAGCCGTCGTGAAGGCACGCCACGCTCTCCACATCCAGACAAAAGGTTCCAAATAACAGCGGACGCGGCGAAGAGTGGCGCTCCAGGTCGGCGGCTGTTCAGCCGCCGCTGAGGGTGGGTGATCGTCGTGTGGCTTTGTCGTGGGATGGTCATCCGTCGGCTGTGCCGCCTCCCAATACAAGAAACAGAACGCGACGCAGACGAGGTTCCAGTGGCGTCGGAGGGCTAAGTCTGAGCGGGCCTGACAGTGTGTCCAGCCTAAATGCTGCTTGACCTCGCGGTAGGCCTGTTCAATTCGAGGCCGCCGGGCATAGAGCAAAGCAATCTCCAACAGCGTCGCTGGCGGCGTCTTGGCGTGCCACACCATCGTGTCCTGGTCATCCGTCCGCAGATGAGAAATCAGGTATTCCGTGCGCTCTTCCGGCAACGCCACCGGATCTGGCGTAACCACAATCAGCCGAAAGGTCTGGTGCGGCCCAAAGGGGCCGCCCTGAAGTGGAGTGCCCCCTAAAAACTGGACGGCGTGAAGTAGAGACCAAGGCTCGCCATCCCCGCCCTGATTTGTCAGGCTGGAAGACGAGGAGACGTGCAGTTCTGGGAAGTTGCTGCCAGAGGCCAACAAAGGCCAACCTTCTCCAGCCTCCCCGAACGAGCGTTTCCGCCTTGACCAGAAGAAAAAATGAGAAACAAGCGTTCCAGACATGGCCACCCCTGCCCTCGCAGACCCAACCCCGAATTAAGGCAACACAACCGAGTAGACCAGCGGTAGCGACGCTGCGGAAGAGCCATCCCTTGCCGGATTAGGCCCGCTCATGCAACAGTAATGGTATGAAGAAATTGTTGCTGGGCCTGGTCGGACTGAGCGCAGCGTTGGCAAGTTGCGGAGTTGGGGTCGCACCTGATGGGAGTGGCGATGGACGCGTGTCTCAACTCCGCACTGAATACCGCTTAGGAACCACTGGGCCATTCATCGGCTGCGACAATGTCGATAATGCGGTGGGGAGTACGCAGGTTTCAGTCTACTTTAGTGTCAGCGGGGGCGTGCAGTCGGTGGACGTAGGACTTCGTGGGAATACCAACAACACCTATGACGGCAACTACAACTCAACTGTTTCTGGAAGCCAATTGGCTTCATTGGGCGGGAACAGCTTCCGACTCACCTTTGACGCGAACCCAGCAACCGGGGGCTTCCTGCCTCAAGCTATTGTTGTCACTCCCGTTCGTGACCGCGTCAAGCTCGTGACCGCCACAAATAAGTCTGGGAGCTTCTACGCTGCTCTCAATGTCAATACGGGGAGCGCCACTTATGGTTTTACCAGCCGATTTATTACCGCTGGGCAAGGCAATGTCGATGTATATAGCAACTGCACAGTTCAAAGTGTCACCAACGAAGACGTTTAAATTTTTCAACTAACGAAGGCCGCCTCTCATCAGGGTGGCCTTCTCCTCTTCTCACACTTACCCAACAGGCTCCCCTGCACGTCAGCCCAACTCTAGCTCTTGGCTGAATCTTTGCCGTCTGGTTAGGTCACGTGCGTCATACTGGAACGGCGGAGGTTCCATGAACCCACTTCAAGTCTGCTCTGCCGTTCTCCTCACCGCGCTTTTGGCTCCCCTGGCGCACGCCCAGACCCCCGTCTCCATCCAGATCAGCCAAGGCCCCGTCGTCGGCCAGCAGACAGACACCCGCCGCTTCCTGGGCCTGCCTTACGCGGCCGCACCCGTTGGCCCTCTGCGCTGGAAATCGCCCCAGCCTGCCCCCTCCTGGACGACTCCACGGCAGGCCACGCAGTTCGGTGCGGACTGCCTCCAAACCGTGCTGGCGCTCTTCGCCCTCCCGGGAGAAACGCCGGGCACCGTCAAGGGTCAGGAAGACTGCCTGACCTTGAACGTCTATACCCCCAAGGACGCCACACGGCAGAGTGCTCTGCCCGTCATGGTCTGGATTCACGGCGGGGCTTACACGGCCGGCTCCAGTGCTGGCTACGACGGCGCTGCACTGGCCCGGAAGTATGGCGTGGTGGTCGTGACCCTCAATTACCGGTTGGGCGCGT is a genomic window of Deinococcus sp. QL22 containing:
- a CDS encoding transposase, yielding MLASGSNFPELHVSSSSSLTNQGGDGEPWSLLHAVQFLGGTPLQGGPFGPHQTFRLIVVTPDPVALPEERTEYLISHLRTDDQDTMVWHAKTPPATLLEIALLYARRPRIEQAYREVKQHLGWTHCQARSDLALRRHWNLVCVAFCFLYWEAAQPTDDHPTTKPHDDHPPSAAAEQPPTWSATLRRVRCYLEPFVWMWRAWRAFTTAEPPKTLLALLRQVGQGQPLSLYVT